A stretch of the Medicago truncatula cultivar Jemalong A17 chromosome 5, MtrunA17r5.0-ANR, whole genome shotgun sequence genome encodes the following:
- the LOC11408253 gene encoding eukaryotic translation initiation factor 3 subunit F, translated as MAASKRTVLQFSSSQTLSGKVHPLVIFNICDCYVRRPDQAERVIGTLLGSVLPDGTVDIRNSYAVPHNESVDQVALDIEYHHNMLLSHQKVNPKEVIVGWYSTGLGVTGGSALIHEFYSREVSNPIHLTVDTGFADGEGAIKAYVSNNLSLGDQQIAAQFQEIPLDLRMVEAERIGFDNLKSTSVDKIPSDLEGMEASMTHLLALVDDTYKYVDDVVEGRVDPDNKIGKCISDVVGSLPKIPSLAFDKLVNDSLQDHLLMVYLSSITRTQLGLAEKLNTAAQIL; from the exons ATGGCGGCGAGTAAGCGCACAGTGTTGCAATTCTCTTCTTCCCAAACCTTATCCGGGAAGGTTCATCCTCTCGTTATCTTCAACATCTGTGATTGCTATGTCCGTCGTCCTGACCAAGCGGAGCGTGTCATCGGGACGCTCCTCGGCTCCGTTCTCCCCGACGGAACCGTCGATATCCGTAATTCATACGCCGTTCCGCACAATGAGTCCGTTGATCAG gtTGCTTTGGATATTGAGTACCACCATAATATGTTACTATCCCACCAAAAAGTCAATCCCAAGGAAGTTATAGTTGGATG GTATTCAACTGGTCTTGGAGTAACTGGTGGCAGTGCATTAATCCATGAATTTTATTCTCGAGAAGTATCCAACCCAATACATTTGACTGTTGACACAGGATTTGCAGATGGAGAGGGCGCCATAAAAGCATATGTTTCAAACAATTTATCACTTGGAGATCAGCAAATTGCTGCACAGTTTCAAGAAATTCCATTGGATCTTCGTATGGTTGAAGCTGAGCGCATTGGAT TTGATAATCTGAAGTCAACTTCTGTTGACAAAATCCCATCTGATTTAGAAGGGATGGAAGCATCAATGACACATCTGTTGGCCTTGGTTGATGACACCTACAAATACGTCGATGATGTTGTGGAAGGGCGTGTTGACCCAGACAACAAAATTGGGAAATGTATATCAGATGTTGTAGGTTCCCTTCCCAAAATACCCTCCTTGGCATTTGATAAGCTTGTGAATGACAGCTTGCag GATCACTTGCTCATGGTATATTTATCTAGCATCACAAGGACACAGCTCGGCCTGGCTGAAAAATTGAACACCGCTGCTCAGATTCTGTGA